In Gemmatimonadales bacterium, one genomic interval encodes:
- a CDS encoding NADH-quinone oxidoreductase subunit I, with product MAIGVKTVKRPAGDTSYVRATLKGMSLTFKHIFQKSWTMQYPEETSDAEWTISKRWRGTHRMAVDENGKAKCTACGLCPQVCPANCIKLIPGEDEHGNRYPLVYEIDEFRCVFCGYCQEVCPEEAIHVGVHYENAEYSRDGFVYDLERLMNQKHEVSSLWDPGDPKGQ from the coding sequence ATGGCCATCGGCGTGAAGACGGTGAAGCGGCCCGCGGGCGACACCTCGTACGTGCGCGCCACGCTCAAGGGGATGTCGCTCACCTTCAAGCACATCTTCCAGAAAAGCTGGACGATGCAGTATCCGGAGGAGACGTCCGACGCCGAGTGGACGATCTCGAAACGATGGCGCGGCACGCACCGCATGGCGGTGGACGAGAACGGGAAGGCCAAGTGCACAGCGTGCGGGCTCTGCCCGCAGGTCTGCCCGGCCAACTGCATCAAGCTCATCCCGGGCGAGGACGAGCACGGCAACCGCTACCCGCTGGTCTACGAGATCGACGAGTTCCGGTGCGTGTTCTGCGGCTACTGCCAGGAAGTATGCCCTGAGGAGGCCATCCACGTCGGCGTCCACTACGAGAACGCCGAGTACAGCCGGGACGGCTTCGTGTACGACCTGGAACGGCTGATGAACCAGAAGCACGAAGTGTCGTCGCTGTGGGACCCCGGCGACCCCAAGGGCCAGTAG
- a CDS encoding NADH-quinone oxidoreductase subunit J, translating into MREVVFYASAAIAIASAVLCITRKSPVASALWLVSTLYQLAVLYVLLDAHFIAAVQVLVYAGAIMVLFLFVIMLLNLGRAGPSDMAGAGRRVVAGVAGLVLAGELLAFRLAVPPGELVLPAGTVSRMVEEQGAVTAVAKPLFEAYLVPFEITSLMLLAAMVGAVVLAKRKL; encoded by the coding sequence ATGCGTGAAGTCGTGTTCTACGCCAGCGCCGCGATCGCCATCGCTTCGGCGGTGCTGTGCATCACGCGCAAGAGCCCGGTGGCGAGCGCGCTGTGGCTGGTTTCGACCCTGTACCAGCTCGCGGTGCTCTACGTCCTGCTTGACGCGCACTTCATAGCGGCCGTCCAGGTGCTGGTGTACGCCGGCGCCATCATGGTGCTGTTCCTGTTCGTCATCATGCTGCTCAACCTGGGGCGCGCGGGGCCGAGCGACATGGCGGGCGCGGGCCGCCGGGTGGTCGCCGGCGTGGCGGGGCTGGTTCTGGCCGGCGAGCTGCTGGCCTTCCGGCTGGCGGTGCCGCCGGGCGAGCTCGTCCTGCCGGCGGGGACGGTGTCGCGGATGGTCGAGGAGCAAGGCGCGGTGACGGCGGTGGCGAAGCCGCTCTTCGAGGCCTACCTCGTCCCGTTCGAGATCACCTCGTTGATGCTCCTCGCGGCGATGGTCGGCGCCGTGGTCCTCGCGAAACGGAAGCTCTGA
- the nuoK gene encoding NADH-quinone oxidoreductase subunit NuoK has protein sequence MLGPSLAVSAILFSLGVVGVLLRRNAIVIFMCIELMLNAVNLTFVALSQQLGLDGQVFVFFVMTVAAAEAAVGLAIIIALYRHRDTLDLQNMNLLRG, from the coding sequence GTGCTCGGGCCGTCACTCGCCGTCTCGGCGATCCTCTTCTCCCTCGGTGTCGTCGGCGTCCTGCTTCGGCGCAACGCGATCGTGATCTTCATGTGCATCGAGCTGATGCTCAATGCGGTGAACCTCACCTTCGTCGCTCTGTCGCAACAGCTGGGGCTCGACGGCCAGGTGTTCGTGTTCTTCGTCATGACGGTCGCCGCCGCAGAGGCCGCCGTTGGGCTCGCGATCATCATCGCTCTCTACCGCCATCGCGACACCCTCGACCTCCAGAACATGAACTTGCTGCGCGGGTGA
- the nuoL gene encoding NADH-quinone oxidoreductase subunit L, with amino-acid sequence MNPLTGTAADYVGLAILLPFLGFLVNGALAFARPNDQRVVSIVGVGSVAAAFVVAVLVFLAVLGKHPEEPYVRSFWTWMAAGDLEVRAALQVDQLSVVMMLVVTGVGALIHVFSVGYMHDDPGYARYFAYLNLFIAFMLVLVLGASFPVLFIGWEGVGLCSYLLIGFWFTDRQKAAAGLKAFVVNRIGDSGFLVAMFLLYRHLGTLDFVAVNALAPERLTAAGPTVTAIALLLFLGCAGKSAQIPLYTWLPDAMAGPTPVSALIHAATMVTAGVFLVARAGILFAMAPTAGAVVAGVGAVTALFAATIGLKQWDIKKVLAYSTVSQLGYMFVGVGVGAYSAGIFHLVTHAFFKALLFLGSGSVIHALHHAYHQTDRHADPQDMRNMGGLRHALPITFKTMGIATLAIAGIPPLAGFFSKDEILASAFARGSEHPFWYLVWVVGAVAALLTAFYMTRLMLYTFYGPNRTGEAEQPHLKESPKVMTVPLVVLAALTVLGGAVNLPHVGSLHHWLEPVTGRAAQFLGEAVPSLGLELVLMAIAVVLAVAGIQLARTRLRPERLVPADQAPPERGFERLLLEKYRVDELYDAVVVRPVVWLSRVVLWKGVDAGAIDGAGVNGSAAVARALGWLGSRLQTGQVSSYVLFFVLGALAVLGAMAR; translated from the coding sequence GTGAACCCACTCACCGGCACCGCGGCCGACTACGTCGGCCTGGCGATCCTCCTGCCGTTCCTGGGCTTCCTGGTGAACGGCGCCCTCGCGTTCGCGCGCCCGAATGACCAGCGCGTCGTCAGCATCGTGGGCGTCGGGTCGGTCGCGGCCGCTTTCGTGGTGGCGGTGCTGGTCTTCCTCGCGGTGCTGGGCAAGCACCCGGAGGAACCGTACGTCCGGAGCTTCTGGACCTGGATGGCCGCCGGAGACCTGGAAGTGCGCGCCGCGCTCCAGGTGGACCAGCTGTCGGTCGTGATGATGCTGGTGGTCACGGGGGTGGGCGCGCTGATCCACGTCTTCAGCGTCGGGTACATGCACGATGACCCGGGGTACGCACGCTACTTCGCGTACCTCAACCTCTTCATCGCGTTCATGCTGGTGCTGGTGCTGGGCGCGAGCTTCCCGGTGCTCTTCATCGGATGGGAGGGCGTGGGTCTCTGCTCCTACCTGCTGATCGGCTTCTGGTTCACGGACCGGCAAAAGGCCGCGGCCGGGCTGAAGGCCTTCGTGGTGAACCGCATCGGCGACTCCGGCTTCCTGGTCGCGATGTTCCTGCTGTACCGGCACCTCGGCACGCTGGACTTCGTCGCGGTGAACGCGCTCGCGCCCGAGCGGCTCACCGCGGCGGGGCCGACGGTCACTGCGATCGCCCTGCTCCTCTTCCTGGGTTGCGCCGGGAAGTCGGCGCAGATCCCGCTCTACACCTGGCTGCCCGACGCGATGGCCGGCCCCACTCCGGTCTCCGCGCTGATCCACGCCGCGACGATGGTGACGGCGGGCGTCTTCCTGGTGGCGCGGGCCGGCATCCTGTTCGCGATGGCGCCGACGGCGGGCGCGGTGGTGGCCGGCGTCGGCGCGGTCACGGCGCTCTTCGCGGCCACGATCGGCCTCAAGCAGTGGGACATCAAGAAGGTGCTCGCCTACAGCACCGTCTCGCAGCTGGGCTACATGTTCGTCGGGGTCGGCGTCGGCGCCTACAGCGCCGGCATCTTCCACCTGGTGACGCACGCCTTTTTCAAGGCGCTGCTCTTCCTGGGCTCGGGGAGCGTGATCCACGCGCTGCACCACGCGTACCACCAGACCGATCGCCACGCCGATCCGCAGGACATGCGGAACATGGGCGGCCTGCGGCACGCCCTCCCGATCACGTTCAAGACGATGGGGATCGCGACCCTGGCCATCGCGGGGATCCCGCCGCTGGCGGGGTTCTTCTCGAAGGACGAGATCCTGGCCTCCGCGTTCGCCCGCGGGTCGGAGCATCCTTTCTGGTACCTGGTGTGGGTGGTGGGCGCGGTCGCGGCGCTGCTCACGGCCTTCTACATGACCCGGCTCATGCTCTACACCTTTTACGGCCCGAACCGCACCGGTGAGGCCGAGCAGCCGCACCTCAAGGAATCGCCGAAGGTGATGACCGTCCCGCTGGTGGTGCTCGCCGCGCTCACCGTCCTGGGCGGCGCGGTCAACCTGCCGCACGTGGGATCGTTGCACCACTGGCTCGAGCCGGTGACCGGTCGCGCCGCGCAGTTCCTGGGGGAGGCCGTGCCGTCCCTCGGCCTGGAGCTAGTGCTGATGGCGATCGCGGTGGTCCTCGCGGTCGCGGGCATCCAGCTCGCCCGGACGCGGCTGCGGCCGGAGCGGCTCGTGCCGGCCGACCAGGCGCCGCCGGAGCGGGGATTCGAGCGGCTCCTGCTCGAGAAGTACCGCGTGGACGAGCTGTACGACGCCGTCGTCGTGCGGCCCGTCGTATGGCTGTCGCGGGTGGTCCTTTGGAAGGGAGTCGACGCCGGCGCGATCGACGGGGCCGGCGTCAACGGTTCCGCGGCCGTGGCGCGCGCGCTGGGCTGGCTTGGCAGCCGCCTGCAGACCGGCCAGGTGAGTTCGTACGTCCTCTTCTTCGTCCTCGGCGCGCTGGCGGTACTCGGCGCGATGGCCCGGTAG
- a CDS encoding NADH-quinone oxidoreductase subunit M gives MQAFLTNVGYARWAITALLLIPMAGALIIPGLPTRLAKRVALFVTLVELVVSLGLWWAYDPSGGAFQLTATAPWIPAWGIAYRVAIDGISLAMVLLTTFLMPLAVLGSWSGITTRERSFYSLMLVLTSGMIGVFVATDLFLFYVFWEVMLIPMYFIIGVWGGRGRLYASIKFFVYTMLGSLLMLVAILYLYYNAYRTAGGPPSFAYDRILQHASVPIGAQFWLFAAFFLAFAIKVPMVPFHTWLPDAHVEAPTAGSVILAGILLKMGTYGFIRFALPFFPRVAFDPTVSAVVITLAVIGIVYGALVAMVQPDFKKLIAYSSVSHMGFVVLGIWALTVESVQGALMVMISHGISTGALFFLVGMIYERRHSRMIGDFGGIARVVPAFAAVLTIVSLSSIGLPGTNGFVGEFLVLLGSFKTHPVAAGIATTAVILAAAYLLWALLRMLYGPLDKKENESLTDLTPREYAILVPLLAMIFWLGLSPGPMLRRMEPSARNFIESVQGPAGDVRVADRERR, from the coding sequence ATGCAGGCATTCCTCACCAACGTCGGCTACGCGCGCTGGGCGATCACGGCGCTCCTCCTCATCCCGATGGCCGGCGCACTCATCATCCCGGGGTTGCCCACCCGCCTGGCGAAGCGCGTGGCGCTGTTTGTGACGCTGGTCGAGTTGGTGGTCTCGCTGGGCCTCTGGTGGGCGTACGATCCTTCCGGCGGGGCGTTCCAGCTCACCGCCACGGCGCCGTGGATCCCGGCGTGGGGCATCGCCTACCGGGTGGCGATCGACGGCATCTCGCTCGCGATGGTTCTGCTCACGACCTTCCTCATGCCGCTCGCGGTGCTGGGGAGCTGGAGCGGCATCACGACGCGGGAGCGGTCGTTCTACAGCCTCATGCTAGTGCTCACCTCCGGCATGATTGGGGTGTTCGTCGCGACCGACCTGTTCCTCTTCTACGTGTTCTGGGAGGTGATGCTGATCCCGATGTACTTCATCATCGGGGTCTGGGGCGGCAGGGGCCGGCTCTACGCGAGCATCAAGTTCTTCGTGTACACGATGCTCGGCTCGCTGCTCATGCTGGTCGCCATCCTCTACCTGTACTACAACGCCTACCGAACCGCCGGCGGGCCACCCTCCTTCGCGTACGACCGGATCCTCCAGCACGCCTCGGTGCCCATCGGCGCGCAGTTCTGGCTCTTCGCGGCGTTCTTCCTCGCGTTCGCCATCAAGGTGCCGATGGTGCCGTTCCACACCTGGCTCCCCGACGCGCACGTCGAGGCGCCGACGGCGGGTTCGGTCATCCTGGCGGGCATCCTCCTGAAGATGGGCACCTACGGCTTCATCCGCTTCGCGCTGCCGTTCTTCCCGCGAGTCGCCTTCGACCCGACGGTGAGCGCCGTCGTCATCACGCTGGCTGTGATCGGCATCGTATACGGGGCCCTCGTCGCGATGGTGCAACCCGACTTCAAGAAGCTGATCGCGTACTCGTCGGTGAGCCATATGGGGTTCGTCGTACTGGGCATCTGGGCACTCACCGTGGAGAGCGTCCAGGGCGCTCTGATGGTCATGATAAGCCACGGTATCTCGACCGGGGCGCTGTTCTTCCTGGTGGGCATGATCTACGAGCGGCGGCACAGCCGGATGATCGGCGACTTCGGCGGGATCGCGCGGGTGGTGCCGGCGTTCGCGGCCGTGCTCACCATCGTCAGCCTGTCGTCCATAGGGCTCCCCGGGACCAACGGCTTCGTCGGCGAGTTCCTGGTGCTGCTCGGCTCGTTCAAGACCCACCCGGTGGCCGCCGGGATCGCCACCACGGCCGTGATCCTCGCTGCCGCTTACCTGCTGTGGGCGCTGCTGCGCATGCTCTACGGCCCACTGGACAAGAAGGAGAACGAGTCGCTGACGGACCTCACGCCGCGCGAGTACGCGATCCTGGTCCCGCTGCTGGCCATGATCTTCTGGCTCGGCCTTTCGCCGGGGCCGATGCTGCGCAGGATGGAGCCGTCGGCGCGGAACTTCATCGAGTCGGTGCAGGGACCGGCCGGCGACGTGCGGGTCGCCGACAGGGAGCGCCGATAA